The segment CTAGTGTAAGCAAAAGAAATCATTATAGAGACCGACCATGGTGGTGAGAGTTTAAAAGCAACTTCACCTGCTCAGTCTGATCTTCAACGTCGTCCGAAACAAACTTTCCAGTCTAGCAGTCCAcacagaaccaaaaaaaaaagaagcatctTAGAACCCCCACAATAttggtaatataattataaaataaactacaAAGCCGTGAAACAGAGACCTCAGGTATAAGACCAAGAACACCGGAGACGAAAACGAGATTGTTGGCTTTGATGGCCTGAGAGTATGGTCCCAAAGCAGCTGGTGCTTTCTCTGTAGCCACCACTTCCTTCTTACcttcatttaataaaaaaaaacactatcaATAACACAACATTAGACATTGTCTTATGAAACTTTAACGGAAACACTGAAAGGTTTAAAACCCAATACTAATCAACAGATGAATTCAAGATAATCgatatcaaaatcaaaactttcgATCCGGACAATCATCAAAATCACAACTTTAGGCACTGCCACCAATATGAGAGATGTATAGTGGTTACCAGAAGCAGCAGAAGCTGAGACAGTGAGAGAAGCGAAAGGAGGAGGAGATCTCGAAGAAGACATTCGGAAGAGAGAAACACCAGCGAGTGTTGTTGCGCAGCCTGCACCTGCGGCGAACAAAGGGCTACGAGTGGAGGAGCGAAGTGCGGCGGAGATGTCGAGAGTTTGAGGGTTTATGGATCTGAAGACCGACCAAGTCatttcactctctctctctctccccggCGCTGTCGAGAGGTACAAAAAGGGCAGAGTGAGTGAGATAGAAGAATGGTAGGTGAAGGAGAAAAGACTTTAAGCTAATGTCCGAAGCGATGTGGATTTTAAGCAGATGATACTCGTGCTCCTCATCCTCCTTTTCGTCTTCCAAAATATCTTTTTCATTTCCGACTTTACCCTTAGTTAGGTACACTGTGTTAGCtcagaaataattaaaaaggcCTTTTATTTTACAACTGGATAGTCATTTTTATATTGTGGAGTTTGGACCCACTACACCATGAAGCCCATATCTATCCCATAGCGTGTTATTTATTGCcttccaattttttaaaaacatcttGGATTGGATTTTTGTTCATTTGGCATGTTAACTCTGACAAGAACGCATTTAGCTTTATAGAGTTAGATCACGATATTATCTGATTTGAGTTTAAAATATTTCCCATTAGTATTAAGGCATCACAGTATCGCATGTTACCAGATTGACCAAGGTCCAAGTGAAATGATGTGAGAAGTGTTTTTAGCATATTTTTACATGGAATTTGCTTAggaaaatacatatttaaatttgtaatttttttatgaaagatGGTCTCTACAAATGGGGCAACTGACTTGCCTAAGGAACCACTCATCTATGCATTTCATATGAAACGTGTGGCCACATCTCTCTAGCTTTCTTCCCGCTTGTCCTTCTTCCCAATCCTACCCACCAATCAATTAATATAACTACGTATGATGATGAAATTATGATTACATTTAATAACGTACGTCCTGATTTTGGTTACAAATTCATTACCTGTAAGCAAATCGAACAACTCGAAGTTGTTTGATGATCACTTGAACAACTGAAGTAAAACGTGGGGATGTTCTTGATAGAGTTCACCGTTAACCCTTTTGGTTCTTGGTCATAGTGGTACATGTCTGATATTTCCAAATAACTTGTGTCCAATCCCATTATCTGCAATATAGTAGTTTGTTGATTCTTTTAATCTtcttgttttagaaaaaaagatcaaaaactcaattttctTGGCATTGAATTGAGATGGGCACACCATCAACTAAtacaaaactattatattacACATGGTCAAATTTCACAACcgaaattaaaactaaaaatgtttattaaaacgagatgaaaaaaatagaagaatagAAAAGGGAGTACTTACTTGCCATTGATATGCTTTGAGCACAGCTGGTCTAACCAATCCCATGATGGCTTTCCCATTCATTATTCTCCTTATTAAAGCACTAACCTGCTcagatcttcttcttcttattattattattatcagcAAACTAGTGTTACCAAAGCATATGATTGATTTGCCTTTAATTGGTTGTATATAGAATGACAGTGACCTTGGACAAAGGCTGATCACTATGTAGCATTAGTCCAAAGAGTTGGACCGCGGTGATAACTCCAGCGACAACTCCTAGCACACCACCTCGAATAAACCCAATATCTGTGGTTTGACCTTCCATGGCTCCTGCAATGGTGGCTACCACAACACTA is part of the Raphanus sativus cultivar WK10039 chromosome 5, ASM80110v3, whole genome shotgun sequence genome and harbors:
- the LOC108860471 gene encoding NEP1-interacting protein-like 2, with the protein product MCIAQMILQKFTYDVPFWILGTVHIMLIRAIKRVFLGLFILILASASVVVATIAGAMEGQTTDIGFIRGGVLGVVAGVITAVQLFGLMLHSDQPLSKVSALIRRIMNGKAIMGLVRPAVLKAYQWQIMGLDTSYLEISDMYHYDQEPKGLTVNSIKNIPTFYFSCSSDHQTTSSCSICLQDWEEGQAGRKLERCGHTFHMKCIDEWFLRQVSCPICRDHLS
- the LOC108857007 gene encoding reactive Intermediate Deaminase A, chloroplastic, with the translated sequence MTWSVFRSINPQTLDISAALRSSTRSPLFAAGAGCATTLAGVSLFRMSSSRSPPPFASLTVSASAASGKKEVVATEKAPAALGPYSQAIKANNLVFVSGVLGLIPETGKFVSDDVEDQTEQVLKNMGEILKASGVDYSSVVKTTIMLADLADFKKVNEIYAKYFPAPSPARSTYQVAALPLNAKIEIECIATL